The sequence below is a genomic window from Ovis canadensis isolate MfBH-ARS-UI-01 breed Bighorn chromosome 1, ARS-UI_OviCan_v2, whole genome shotgun sequence.
AgaattgttagaaatgcagactcttagGTCCTGTATATCAGAATCTGCCTTTTAAGAAGAGTCCCAGGTGATTCATATACAAGTGACGGTCTGAGGAACACCTACTCAAGACATGCTCTGAGGCTACAATAAGAGCAGTGTTGGGTCAGAAAACAAAAGTAGCAAATAATAGCCCTTTTAtaatgatttcttctctctgaagaacTTGTCTTTATGACTGGGCCAAACGTAGGCTGCGTGGCCCCTTCTCTTAGGATGCACTCTCCTTCAGGAGCCCCTCGATCCTCACTGCCTCACCGAGAGAGCCTTTTGATGTCCTGTCCCTTCTATTTCAGTGTAACCAGATGTGGCTTGGGCTCAAACTAAGAATCCACCACACTATGGGAGATCTTATACCACTacacatgtaaaataatttttttggtaaCAAATATTGACTCAGCAGCTATCATTTCCTAATGGAGAAAGAACCAAAAGGTTCCCACATGGAAGGGTCTTACTGTAGCTTGGAGAAACCAGCCTTATATCTGGACCCTACAGCCTGTCTGTGCCCTTTCTCCAGgtgaaacaccctcttccagttCTATTTCTCTACATTCTTACCCACACTCCAAGGCCAATTTCAAATGCCAGTTTATCAATGTAACCCGCTGTAATTCCCTCCTATAAATATGCCTTTAAGAATTCAGAAgcttgtgtgtgttcagttgtgtctgactctttgcaaccctgtggactgtagctcaccaggttctctgtccatggaattttcccagcaagaatgctggaatgggttgccatttcctcctccaggggatcttcctgacctagggatcgaacccgcgtctcttgtgtctcctgagttggcaagcagattctttaccactggggagCTCTGACAAGTCAGAAGTCCCATCATATCCTGCTTTAAGATTGTATATGTTGAGGCTTTGTGAGAAGGGAATATGTCCCTTATAGGCAAAAAGTGTATTTTAGTCAGTTTTCTTAGATTCTCCATAGGACCTAGCATCATATGCCATAagtactttttgaaaaaaaggaaacaattaaaGGTAATGAGTCTATTCTATTACTGCTTCCCCATTCAGGAAGTGTTTAAATCAGCCTCCTCAAATCAGTCAGAGAACATGAGGGCAAATACAAAACACTGGCTGGGATAGTTAGGAGAATTCACTTTTTTCCCCACCTTTTCCTCTATCAGATTGGTTCTTTCATGCAAAACAACATCCGCATTGGTAGGTCAGTAGCTGTAATCTCAGCTGAATAGCATTTCATCTTGTTTCCAGCTGAATAGAAGTGGGctggctatatatatatttaagcctGTTAGTATTTAAGAAGTCTCTTACTTTGGCGGGCAGCACTTTTTATGCCTGGTTTTTCCTAACGTTGAGATGGCATCCCAGGCAAAGGGCCTTCTTTCTGAAGAATGTAGGGATGCTATTAATCGGATAGCATCTTACGAGCTGCATGTCAGTGATGCTTATTTATCTATGGTTAGTATGTGTCCTGGAGTCACTGTCAGGGAGGTTTCAGATCTGGTCTGGGTAATATATCTCACAAAGCCTTACTCATTTTTGTTGCAGGCATGTTTGTTGTTTGATACTAGAGGGAACAACAATTTAGCAGCTGGGATTTTGGTGCTCTGAGGCCCAGTGATTTAGACCTGTGATTGCAAACTGTGGGTGAATAGTTGGAGGAATAATTCTTTTCCAGAGTAGTCCCAAAATTGGCGTGGGCATCAGACACggttataaataatttttcatctaTCTGCTAGTGTGAAGCTAGTGTTGATATGGTAGGGTTAATGAAATAGTTTGACTTTCATAGAGTTCAATGGTTTTACacattttcttaagtttatttacttactggctgcgttgggtcttcattgctgttgtGTGTGCTTCCTCTAGTTATGGTGAGTAGAAAGTactgtagttgcagtgcatggacttctcGTTACAGTCACTTCTCTTATTGTAGAGTACAGGCTCCAGggcatatgggcttagttgccctgcagtatgtgggatcttcctggactagggatcaaaccagtttcctttgcattggtgggtggattcttaaccactggaccaccagagacgtCCCAAGATTGACTCTTGAACGTCACTTACTTTATGCTGGACTTCTGCCAGTTGTCCACATAAATACTGGTTATAGTGCTAGCATATAGGGTTCATAAACCTGACCTTTAAAGAGGCCTAATGGCCAAATGCTAGGCACCAGTGTGTTAAAACCTGAGTCGCGTCTCTTTGAGGTAACCTGGGTTTATGAAGGCAGTTGGGGCCTTCTGGAAGTCAAAGAGCAAACTGAGAACCCTGGACTGAACAAAGAAGGCCTCTTTTGGACAGCCATAGAGATAACAGTGTGTTTGCATGAGATTCCGGTCCTAAACATCAACTCCTCTCACCAGCAGTCTCTCCCCATTCTTATCCCTGCTCCAGGCCTGTTATTACATTGAAGATTCAGAAGCACCTACTTTTCATACATTCTTCCAAGACCAAGCTGATGTGAAGAGGGAGCATGCAAAGCAGTTcataaaatatctaagaaaataTAAGTGTACAATCTGTCTTCCGGTGATTAAGGTGATGATGTAGCTTTGTTATGGTGATCTCTATAGGGCCTTTGCTGGGTCTAGATAACAAAGTTATTAGTTGttgtctgacttgtttcattACTCATGTTCCTACATGGGATTATAGCAGCTGACTGAGGGTAAGCAAGTATCTTGTTTATAACCTCTTCATATCATTTTGAGTAAATTTCAGTCACTaaatcttagtttttcttttctgaaagagCGATACAAAGTGTGACCCTCTGGACCAGCAGCACCAGTGTCACCTGGGaccttattagaaatgcaaattcataGGCCCCACTCTAAGAAACTGAGTTACCCTCTCTAAGAGTGGGGCCCAAGGAGCTAAAGAGCTTAACAAGCGCTCCAGATGATTCTAATCCTCTGTATAGTTTTGAGATCTACTGTTCTCTTCTAGAGTGGTTTGTATCTTATGTTAGCTCTTTAACTCAGATACATCCTCATGTAGTTAATACAGCTGCCTCTTCAATGTATTTAATAAAACAAACCTTTTTTCCACTGGAACAGACTCTACATTTGTAGAGTTGTACATTCTAATTGCTACATGCTGCCACTGCCGCttagttgcctcagttgtgtctgtcgactctgtgcgaccctatggactgaagcctgccagactcctccgtccatgggattctctaggcaagagtaaaagagtgggttgccatgctctcctccaggggaccttcccaatccagggattgaacctgggtctcctgcattacaggcagattctttaacgctgggccaccagggaagccctgttgctACACACTTGTctcttatttcctctttcttaGGAATAATTACTATTACCAACTTAAACATTATGAATAGGGACACACCCAAATGATAGAGAATAGGCATTTATGTTCTcaaagggcttcccctgtggctcagatggtaaagaatctgcctgcagtgtagaagacctggatttaattcctgggtcaggaagatcctttggagaagggactggcaacctactccagtattcttgcctggagaatctagtGGATacaggagcttggcgggctacagtccatggggtctcaaagagtcggacacaactgagtgactaacacaaacatacatatttaTGTTCTAAAACCAGGAAAGAGAAAGTGACAATCTAAAATTGATTTACTCCTAATCTTTTTGATATACTCTAAAGAAACAATCTAAACCTTAGTTGAAGCTATTACATTTGGAAATATCCCTCCTTTTCTGAAGGGTTCTTCTAACTCCAGGTCTCCAAAGACAACTAAATGTCTGGTGAtaattgaactgaactactcTCCAAAGCTAAAGGAATTCCAGAGCTAATGGAAGAGCACACATAACTGTGCCTAGTGGTAGCCATGCTTTGCAGAACAGTAAAGTCACCTGGAGAACTTTGAAAAGCCCTGCTCCTCAGTACCAATTAAGTCAGAAGGTCTGCTGCTGAAAGCCAGACAGCAGTATTTAAGGGGCTTCACTGATTCCATCATGCCACAAACCATGGAAACTACTGGCCTCTGCAGGCCTATAAATCTACCCAGGAAGTAGGGTGTAACTAAGCTGTGCCTCAGCTAGGAGAGTGACTTCCCTGTTTCTCTCCAACAGAGGCCTGATTTAGATAACTGGGGAACTGGTAAACAAGCTCTACTGTCTGCTGTGCAGTTGGAGAATGAGTTAAACGAGCTCCTTCAAGACCTGAAGGCCTCAGCTTCTAGGAATAGAGAAACCAATGTAAGTAGTAAACAGGTCATTTCACTTCTAGATGATGGCTTGCTTCTAGGAAATGAACCCAAGGCAATGGATCATCTAATGAGTTTATTTCCTCTGAAGGAAGTATATGAACTTATTTCTTAGAGTAGTTGGGAGGTGGAGGAGTAGAGGAGCAGGGACCCTGGTAAGGAGGAATGCAACTCAACACAAAATGGAGAAGACTTTTCAGGGATAATCTGCACTCTGGATATTTAAATAAACCCATCTTGAGAATTGCTATCCTAGACTACCTCCACAAAAGTGAATGTCGATGGTGACCTATTCTATAGACTTCTCTGAAGTGTTCTTTGGTCAATGTGAACACTCTATTGCAGTGATAACATTTCTCACCAAACTTCTTAGTTTCTCTGGAGGTTGAAGAAAATGATCTAGTAGAAGAGCTATCAGCCTTGCTGCATATTGGACTCACTGTAGACCCCTGAAAACTATCAAATGCCTGAGCCTTACACCAGAACCCTAAAATTTCAGTGCTTGGGAATGAGGTCTGGGAGCCTACTTGACACTTACCTACAATTCAAATAGGGTGAAAAACCACTACACTAGTAGCTTATTAAATTAATCTGTGCTTTTGAAGAGATGCCTTAATGCTCATACTCACTGAAAGTGGATGTttggtgagaggggggttcagaatggcgGGGGGAGACACACATAttcctgtggccaattcatgttgatacatggcAAAAACAatcacagtattgcaaagtaattatcctccaattaaaataattttaagaaaagataacattgtaaaccaactatactcaaataacttttttaaaaagtggatgtTTGTGTTCATCTGGAGGTCTTGAATGTCAGagattgatgcctttgaacttcaTTATGCCTGTAAATCATCTAGTTCCTTCTTAAAACATAGATTTTGATTTAGTAGGAGTGGAAGAGATtcgagattctgcatttctgacaagctccTAAAACTGCTTGTCCATGAACTATAATTTGGGTCGCAGATTAGATTGTCTCCTGCTGCAGACAAGGTCCTTAAtgagttttttcttgtttttatttctgtagctCTTACGCTTCATGAAAAAGTTCCTGGATGAACAGACCAGGAATTTAAGCTATCTGGAATACCAGCTTAATTATCAGATGGATTTGGAAAAGTCAACCCAGAGTGAAGGACAGCCTGAAAATGTCGCCGGACCATCTGGAACAGCAGGTCAAGAGACAGAATCTGCAGGCAACTCTCCAAGTCCTCCTGCCCAGAAGGTCCCAAAGTCAGCTCCTTAAGAATCCTGATCTCCATTCGACAGAAGTatgcttttcttttcatctcaGATCCTAATCCTCCTTGTTGTACATGCAAATAAATGTGTTTTGCATTATGATTATGTGTAGAAAAATTGCTATTGGAGCACAAGAAAGTTAGGTTCATACATGGGAGTTTGAAAGCTTCCTGAGGTACCGTGGATgcattagatttaaaaaaaaaaaaaaattccctcaaCACCCAGATGTAGAGTCAGGTTCTAGTAGACTCAGTTAGTCCAAGTGGACACAGATGAAATTAAGTAGCAAAACCTAATGTCTTGCTAATTCTCCTCCCCACAACTtaatatattgctgctgctgctgctaagttgcttcattcatgtccgactctgtgcgaccctatggacagcagcccaccaggctcctctgtccacaggattctctaggcaagaatactggagtgggttgccatttctttctcccctgAATATATTAAGTTTACAAAATACTAGGGTTTTCTAGTAAATGCAAAGCTAAACTTAAACAAGAGCTCTTGGTCTAGAAAAGATGACTTCACTTGAAAGATATACAGTGAATACGTAGCTGCAACCCAGGTGCCCTTCCAGTGCTGGAGGCAGGCATAGAGAACGGGTACACAGGTAACTAAGACATGACAGACCAGTGTTAGGATGGCCCTACCCCCTCCTCTGTGGGCTAGCCAGCAACTACTGGGGGAATTGCTTTCAGGAGCAAAGAATGAGCATGCAATCACGGATCACACCCAAGGGCCTCAGGTGGCTAGTAGCACCTCGGTAAAGGAGGGGTCTGTAACAGGTGCCTAAACTCtgggatctaatgtctgatgatctgaggtggagttgatgtaataatagaaataaagtgtgcaataaatgtacttgagtcatcctgaaaccatccccaacCCCTGGTCGGCAGAAATACCTTCCTTGAAACCAGTCATTGGTACCAGAAGATTGGAGACCACTGCTCTATAGGATTGTGTCCTGACTTGAAAACTAACTCAGTGGCTTCAAATAAGTTTATTTGCCTTACTCATTGATCTAGTTTaatcatctgtaaagtgggattaCTATTACTTAGTTCATAAAGTTAATAAAAGgattgtgctgtgttgtgcttagttggtTAGTCATGTCCAAATAAAAGGATTAAGGATTATATAAAGTATCTAAAAACAGTGCCTGCTCAGATTATGTATTCTgttatttgttcaataaatagtGCCACTGCTTAAACATGTAGAAAGCCGGTACATAAGAGAAGCACTGacagtaagaaaacaaatcaCTGAAATTAAGCCAGAATCTTAATACACTTAATCTTAGAATAATCTTGTTTGAAACAAGGATAAGTGATCATGAGAAAGAACCAACTATATATCTTGGGAAAACTGA
It includes:
- the LOC138429304 gene encoding soma ferritin-like, producing MASQAKGLLSEECRDAINRIASYELHACYYIEDSEAPTFHTFFQDQADVKREHAKQFIKYLRKYKCTICLPVIKRPDLDNWGTGKQALLSAVQLENELNELLQDLKASASRNRETNLLRFMKKFLDEQTRNLSYLEYQLNYQMDLEKSTQSEGQPENVAGPSGTAGQETESAGNSPSPPAQKVPKSAP